A genomic stretch from Halalkalibacillus sediminis includes:
- the obgE gene encoding GTPase ObgE, translating to MFVDQVKVFVKAGDGGNGIVAFRREKYEPMGGPAGGDGGNGGDVVFEVDEGLNTLMDFRYQRHFKASRGENGMNKGKHGKNAEPMVVPVPPGTIVRDAETGELIADLTEHKQQAIIVRGGRGGRGNIKFANARNRAPEIAENGEPGQENDVQLELKVLADVGLVGFPSVGKSTLLSVVSSAKPKIADYHFTTLAPNLGMVRTEDDRSFVIADLPGLIRGAHEGVGLGHQFLRHIERTRVIVHVVDMSALEGRDPYEDFITINEELKQYDEKLLERPQIIVANKMDMPDSEEQVEKFKAHFDEGTTIVPISAYTQEGLQELLYAIADKLDQMPKDIFESKPEEDEQERVVYKFEKDDESFEITRDPDGAYVLSGQKIERLFKMTDFNQDQSVRRFARQMRHMGIDDALRKRGAENGDTVRLLDYEFEFID from the coding sequence ATGTTTGTCGATCAGGTCAAGGTATTTGTAAAAGCAGGTGACGGTGGGAACGGAATCGTCGCTTTTCGTCGTGAAAAGTATGAACCGATGGGTGGTCCAGCAGGTGGTGACGGCGGGAATGGCGGAGACGTGGTTTTCGAAGTGGACGAAGGTCTGAATACATTGATGGACTTCCGTTATCAGCGTCATTTTAAAGCCTCCCGTGGTGAAAACGGCATGAACAAAGGTAAGCATGGAAAAAATGCTGAGCCTATGGTAGTACCAGTACCACCAGGAACAATTGTACGTGATGCAGAAACTGGTGAATTGATAGCGGACTTAACTGAACATAAACAGCAGGCGATCATCGTTAGAGGTGGTCGAGGCGGACGTGGGAATATCAAATTCGCCAACGCTAGAAATCGTGCTCCTGAAATTGCGGAGAACGGGGAGCCTGGTCAAGAGAATGATGTTCAGTTAGAGTTGAAAGTCTTAGCCGATGTAGGTTTAGTTGGCTTTCCCAGCGTCGGGAAATCGACTCTTTTATCGGTAGTGAGTTCAGCAAAACCAAAAATTGCTGATTACCATTTCACTACCCTTGCCCCAAACTTGGGAATGGTGCGAACGGAAGATGATCGTAGTTTTGTCATAGCTGACTTGCCAGGTCTGATTAGAGGAGCTCATGAAGGAGTAGGTTTAGGTCATCAATTTTTAAGACATATCGAACGCACAAGGGTTATTGTTCATGTTGTTGATATGTCAGCACTTGAAGGTCGTGATCCTTATGAGGATTTCATCACAATTAATGAAGAGTTGAAACAATATGATGAAAAATTACTCGAACGCCCTCAAATAATTGTAGCAAATAAAATGGACATGCCAGACTCCGAAGAGCAAGTAGAAAAATTCAAAGCTCATTTTGATGAAGGTACAACGATAGTACCTATTTCCGCTTATACTCAAGAAGGGCTCCAGGAACTTTTGTATGCAATAGCGGATAAACTGGATCAAATGCCGAAGGATATCTTTGAATCGAAGCCTGAGGAAGATGAGCAAGAGCGTGTAGTTTACAAATTCGAAAAAGACGATGAATCGTTTGAAATCACACGTGATCCTGACGGTGCTTATGTATTATCAGGACAGAAAATAGAACGATTATTCAAGATGACTGATTTCAATCAAGATCAATCAGTGCGGCGGTTTGCGAGACAAATGCGTCATATGGGAATTGATGATGCTTTACGCAAAAGAGGGGCCGAAAATGGAGACACTGTCCGTCTCTTAGATTACGAATTCGAATTCATCGATTAA
- a CDS encoding ribosomal-processing cysteine protease Prp, with translation MIEMMVFQNKDETIIGFELSGHANSGPHGHDLVCAAVSAVSFGTVNSIISICKIEPEIDQGAEGGYLRMMLPDDMSAEKFEKAQTLLQGMLVTFQTIEKDYSQYINISKN, from the coding sequence ATGATTGAAATGATGGTATTTCAAAATAAAGATGAAACAATCATCGGGTTTGAATTATCAGGACATGCTAATAGCGGTCCTCATGGACATGATCTCGTTTGTGCAGCCGTTTCGGCCGTTTCATTCGGGACAGTCAATTCGATCATTTCGATTTGCAAAATCGAACCTGAAATCGATCAAGGTGCTGAAGGTGGATACTTACGAATGATGCTACCTGACGATATGTCAGCTGAGAAATTCGAAAAGGCCCAGACCTTATTACAAGGCATGCTTGTCACGTTTCAAACGATTGAAAAAGATTATAGCCAATATATAAACATCTCGAAAAACTGA
- a CDS encoding Spo0B domain-containing protein, with translation MKDSDVLELLRHYRHDLLNDLQLIQGFASMGKYEYSNKKIQALIKRLSSERLLQAIESQEFPLWLFNEKYTNENLTIEFYIEDIGEELKHHDHQMKRDGQALFEKLSQTPPVDVNITINENKVAYQFNKQSEEVLQKLNSVKNIEVNKLEQGLEVIYQYK, from the coding sequence GTGAAGGATTCAGATGTATTGGAGCTGTTAAGGCATTATAGGCACGATTTGCTCAACGATTTACAACTGATTCAAGGTTTCGCATCCATGGGCAAGTATGAGTACTCGAATAAGAAGATTCAAGCGCTAATCAAGCGACTTTCTTCAGAGAGACTTTTGCAGGCTATTGAGTCGCAAGAATTTCCTCTTTGGTTGTTCAATGAAAAGTATACGAACGAAAACCTTACTATCGAATTCTATATAGAGGATATCGGGGAAGAGTTAAAACATCATGATCATCAAATGAAAAGGGATGGACAAGCTCTTTTTGAAAAACTGTCCCAGACTCCCCCTGTTGATGTGAATATAACAATAAATGAAAATAAAGTTGCTTACCAATTTAATAAGCAATCAGAAGAAGTTTTACAAAAATTAAACTCGGTAAAGAATATAGAAGTAAATAAACTAGAACAAGGGTTGGAAGTAATATACCAATATAAGTAG
- the nadE gene encoding NAD(+) synthase — MEKHIDQLTKWLQQQVEEANVNGLVVGLSGGIDSSVVGYLIKRAMPEHSLGVIMPCKSGDQDQTDAQAVVKGVELDHLVVDLSTQHDSLFGSIQQGIEHKKEWNDQRAQLADANLRARLRMSTLYTVATNYNYLVVGTDNAAEWYTGYFTKYGDGGVDLVPLLHYTKSEVRELAKELGVPNQVIEKAPSAGLWHGQTDEEEMGVSYDVIDAYLKGDKDLDEKDVETIEKMHNKTSHKRALPKSPPDFHYFTLE; from the coding sequence ATGGAAAAACATATCGATCAATTGACGAAATGGTTGCAGCAACAAGTAGAAGAAGCCAATGTAAATGGTTTAGTAGTTGGGCTTAGTGGAGGAATCGACTCTTCTGTCGTCGGATATCTGATTAAGCGTGCAATGCCTGAACATTCATTGGGTGTAATCATGCCATGTAAAAGTGGTGATCAAGACCAGACCGATGCCCAGGCAGTTGTTAAAGGTGTAGAGCTTGATCATTTAGTAGTGGATTTATCAACACAGCATGACTCTTTATTCGGCTCTATCCAACAAGGTATTGAACATAAAAAGGAATGGAATGATCAACGCGCCCAATTGGCTGATGCTAATTTGCGTGCAAGACTACGTATGAGCACACTCTATACAGTAGCAACGAATTACAATTATTTAGTTGTCGGTACAGATAACGCCGCTGAATGGTATACAGGTTACTTCACTAAGTATGGAGACGGTGGCGTTGACCTCGTACCTTTACTGCATTACACGAAATCTGAAGTCCGTGAATTAGCAAAAGAATTGGGTGTACCGAATCAAGTGATTGAGAAGGCACCGAGTGCAGGGCTATGGCACGGCCAAACTGATGAGGAAGAGATGGGCGTTTCTTACGATGTCATAGATGCTTATCTTAAAGGTGATAAAGATCTCGACGAAAAAGATGTCGAAACGATTGAGAAAATGCACAATAAAACGTCTCATAAGCGTGCTCTGCCTAAATCTCCGCCGGACTTCCATTATTTCACATTAGAATAA
- the rpmA gene encoding 50S ribosomal protein L27, with the protein MLRLDLQFFAQKKGVGSTKNGRDSESKRLGAKRADGQLVTGGSILYRQRGTKIYPGYNVGRGGDDTLYAKIDGVVRFESYGRNRKKVSVYPEVQEA; encoded by the coding sequence ATGCTACGTTTAGACTTGCAATTTTTCGCGCAGAAAAAAGGTGTAGGTAGTACGAAGAACGGACGTGATTCCGAATCCAAACGCCTTGGAGCAAAACGTGCTGACGGTCAACTAGTTACTGGTGGATCTATTCTTTATCGCCAACGCGGTACGAAAATCTACCCAGGATATAACGTTGGACGCGGCGGAGATGACACTCTTTATGCTAAAATTGACGGTGTTGTTCGTTTCGAAAGCTACGGACGTAACCGCAAAAAAGTAAGTGTTTATCCAGAAGTTCAAGAAGCATAA
- the rplU gene encoding 50S ribosomal protein L21, with amino-acid sequence MYAIIETGGKQFKVEEGQTIYVEKINVADGEEVTFDKVLFVGGDSAKVGAPFVDGATVTAKVEKQGRNRKITVFKYKPKKNYKRKQGHRQPYTKLTVNKINA; translated from the coding sequence ATGTACGCAATTATCGAAACAGGCGGTAAACAATTCAAAGTTGAAGAAGGCCAAACAATCTATGTTGAAAAAATCAACGTTGCTGATGGCGAAGAAGTAACTTTTGATAAGGTCCTTTTCGTTGGTGGTGATTCTGCAAAAGTAGGTGCTCCATTTGTTGATGGTGCAACTGTAACGGCTAAAGTTGAAAAACAAGGTCGTAACCGCAAAATCACTGTATTCAAATACAAGCCAAAGAAAAACTACAAGCGTAAACAAGGTCATCGTCAGCCATATACTAAATTGACGGTAAACAAAATTAACGCGTAA
- a CDS encoding YhcN/YlaJ family sporulation lipoprotein — translation MLKKMLILLTVVLLSACTYVDPRKDNSLTNSEQITEIHTDEKVTDEELIRYNLYENPYEYYEKKELEGTMDNTSGGGTMSDDTGKRVERERQIYYELVRLEEVRQAGVSIRPQKITVAINLESRTEPEEAVEKVREVVENITGRTDIDVIVDGEHNNRIEDTD, via the coding sequence ATGTTAAAAAAGATGTTGATCTTATTAACCGTTGTCTTGCTTTCAGCCTGTACTTATGTCGATCCTAGAAAAGACAATAGTCTGACGAATAGTGAACAAATCACAGAGATTCACACAGATGAAAAGGTTACGGATGAAGAGCTCATTCGATACAATTTGTACGAGAACCCTTATGAGTATTATGAAAAGAAAGAACTCGAGGGTACCATGGATAATACTAGTGGTGGTGGCACGATGTCGGATGATACCGGCAAACGCGTCGAGCGTGAGAGACAAATTTACTATGAACTCGTACGATTAGAAGAAGTAAGACAAGCTGGGGTTTCAATAAGACCTCAAAAAATCACTGTCGCAATAAATCTTGAAAGTCGGACAGAACCTGAAGAAGCTGTTGAAAAAGTTAGAGAAGTAGTAGAAAATATAACAGGGCGAACCGATATAGATGTAATTGTAGATGGCGAGCATAATAATCGTATTGAAGATACTGATTAA
- a CDS encoding LysM peptidoglycan-binding domain-containing protein — protein sequence MKIHVVKKNETLASVAEKYDITLDEILGMNQQISSPESLMAGMKLKVPNKEVQLEPVISSNSERNHSSEKETYNTSGKHFRQYAPEIREDEHVFLDKTIQPYDQATHEDWLHQSWYGQPGAYIPDNNSGNMPEDYVPYQLNYYYQPSEPYRGYYPYYYNPCTGTPYHY from the coding sequence ATGAAAATACATGTGGTCAAAAAGAATGAAACATTGGCATCGGTTGCTGAAAAGTATGATATTACTTTGGATGAAATATTAGGTATGAATCAACAAATATCTTCACCAGAATCTCTTATGGCAGGGATGAAATTGAAAGTGCCTAACAAAGAAGTACAGCTAGAGCCTGTAATTTCGTCAAATTCTGAAAGAAATCATTCGAGTGAAAAGGAAACGTACAACACAAGTGGTAAACACTTTCGTCAATATGCCCCAGAAATCAGAGAAGATGAGCATGTTTTTTTAGATAAAACCATTCAACCCTATGACCAGGCTACTCATGAAGATTGGTTGCATCAATCATGGTACGGTCAGCCAGGCGCTTATATACCAGATAACAACAGTGGAAACATGCCAGAGGATTATGTCCCGTACCAGCTGAATTATTATTATCAGCCGTCAGAGCCTTACCGAGGATATTATCCGTACTATTACAATCCTTGCACTGGCACACCATATCACTATTAA